Proteins encoded by one window of Dreissena polymorpha isolate Duluth1 chromosome 11, UMN_Dpol_1.0, whole genome shotgun sequence:
- the LOC127851873 gene encoding uncharacterized protein LOC127851873, translated as MEKGYGDVDNWKKRLNDIHESETSHRRKSVVTEKDVLVDDTKSSTGSTTTLIRGTPSIFGKSGVARTLKHLKAINVKDIENKGSRRPKPAPPTPSYARPTTSMNKKLEKERSSLDLQMKRTATNLGPKPDRPVLIPKPTLPAANPESSTLPDKNPLQTMPTLQRSRSMERTKPDMTKPKSVTNLTRSKSNIRSKGEKILPTAVANYFERSTINIGSKKVNNSVNKSDSVRQKLDSGKEIGEKSSYNVTENGGHVLTSEIPKREQMMDIIMQNGIPGMDALSKNGNPPLTKHNGGHRSSEGKLQNGEPKFIRSLTYVAPTTEQSTNGEKTLERPKSSNTSSSFFNRSKSVPSPNVGRSNTTIGSSPSMRESSERPVLGSAKPYRKTVLNRVGSAVDNAELPSTRRARKDIPRRALRADTVILSSDNIGKDKGPPMYNLPDEFSIGPSTFDHVTSYQQPQFASQSPIHEIATPSPEVPDVPTMNHVAPITNVLPEEFSVNHAKFSAERPIVKIGTPKPQSRTPNQSQLKVPAASRKSWR; from the exons ATGGAGAAAGGATATGGTGACGTCGACAACTGGAAGAAACGGTTGAACG ACATCCACGAGTCAGAGACGTCACACAGACGAAAGAGCGTCGTTACCGAGAAAGATGTGCTAG TGGACGACACGAAAAGCAGCACGGGCTCCACGACGACGCTCATTCGAGGAACGCCGTCCATATTCGGAAAGAGCGGCGTGGCGCGGACGCTGAAGCACCTGAAGGCCATCAATGTCAAGGACATAGAGAACAAAGGCTCCAGGCGCCCCAAACCGGCTCCGCCAACCCCGAGCTACGCCCGACCAACCACGTCTATGAACAAGAAGTTGGAAAAAGAAAGGTCTTCGCTTGATCTTCAAATGAAACGTACCGCGACAAACTTGGGTCCAAAGCCAGACCGACCCGTCCTAATTCCAAAGCCTACACTGCCAGCCGCTAATCCGGAATCGTCTACACTGCCGGACAAGAATCCGCTTCAGACTATGCCTacacttcaaaggtcaaggtcgatgGAACGCACTAAGCCGGACATGACGAAACCAAAATCCGTTACGAATTTAACGAGGTCTAAATCTAATATCAGAAGCAAAGGAGAAAAGATATTGCCAACTGCGGTAGCGAATTATTTTGAAAGGTCGACTATAAATATTGGATCGAAGAAAGTTAACAACAGTGTCAATAAGTCTGATAGCGTAAGACAAAAGTTGGATAGCGGAAAGGAAATTGGTGAAAAAAGCTCATACAACGTGACGGAAAATGGCGGACATGTATTGACTTCCGAAATACCAAAGCGCGAACAAATGATGGATATTATAATGCAAAATGGAATCCCGGGGATGGATGCGCTTAGTAAGAACGGTAATCCGCCACTAACAAAGCATAACGGCGGACATCGTTCATCGGAAGGTAAACTGCAAAATGGAGAACCGAAATTTATTCGATCGCTCACATATGTTGCACCAACAACGGAGCAATCGACTAACGGGGAAAAGACGTTGGAACGGCCGAAATCATCGAACACGTCATCGTCTTTTTTTAACAGATCAAAGTCAGTCCCGAGTCCGAATGTCGGAAGGTCGAATACGACCATAGGTTCTAGCCCAAGTATGAGGGAAAGCAGCGAAAGACCGGTGCTCGGTAGCGCAAAACCATACCGGAAGACGGTTCTAAACAGAGTCGGCAGCGCGGTAGATAATGCGGAGCTGCCATCAACGAGACGAGCCCGTAAGGATATACCTAGGAGGGCGCTTCGGGCGGACACAGTGATCCTGTCTTCGGATAACATCGGTAAAG ACAAGGGACCGCCGATGTATAACCTACCAGACGAATTCAGCATTGGGCCGTCAACGTTTGATCACGTGACGTCATATCAACAACCGCAATTCGCCTCCCAGTCCCCTATTCATGAAATAGCCACGCCCTCTCCCGAAGTACCGGACGTCCCCACAATGAACCACGTTGCTCCAATAACGAACGTTTTACCGGAAGAGTTCAGCGTGAATCATGCGAAGTTTTCGGCGGAGCGCCCCATTGTGAAAATTGGCACGCCAAAGCCACAGTCTCGAACCCCGAACCAATCTCAGCTGAAAGTGCCTGCAGCATCTAGAAAGTCTTGGAGATAG
- the LOC127849521 gene encoding uncharacterized protein LOC127849521, whose translation MCLHFCRSIKTEYLTNNTDSYFWMCLQFNKASDYSYYFYMFSDKEPFLASLRILGGTYSSIVGKVCAASVPVSEFHTLLKIGNENAAKVDCPDPLLGSFNYTYTEKKVTYCANVNTATINACDAATFRTHVIVDNTGCTAKKPFYSTSGQLWCIVSFTPSTVSYTTLYNPDSTVSSKFVCVAAQSSGSSTQLSMIPGECTGTQTPSVSPSDTTGATMELKPYFSCKTTPSTPLFTGCRSILQHRCSRVVEAYCNTAVI comes from the exons atgtgtttacatttttgcagGTCAATAAAAACGGAATATTTAACGAACAATACAGATTCGTATTTTTGGATGTGCCTACAATTTAATAAAGCTAGCGACTACTCGTACTATTTCTACATGTTTTCGG ATAAGGAGCCATTCCTTGCAAGCCTCAGAATTCTGGGTGGAACGTACAGCTCTATCGTGGGCAAAGTCTGCGCTGCTAGCGTACCAGTGTCTGAATTCCATACTCTGCTGAAAATAG GCAACGAGAATGCTGCGAAGGTTGACTGCCCTGACCCTCTGCTCGGTTCCTTCAACTACACTTACACGGAGAAGAAAGTAACGTATTGTGCTAACGTCAACACCGCCACCATCAACGCCTGTGACGCGGCAACGTTTCGTACGCACGTCATCGTTGATAATACTGGCTGTACGGCGAAGAAGCCTTTCTATTCAA CATCCGGTCAGCTTTGGTGCATAGTAAGTTTCACCCCGTCTACAGTGTCCTACACCACTCTGTATAACCCGGATTCAACCGTGTCATCTAAGTTTGTTTGTGTG GCGGCCCAATCGTCCGGAAGCTCAACCCAGCTGAGTATGATCCCCGGGGAGTGTACGGGCACCCAGACACCCAGCGTCTCTCCCTCCGACACCACCGGGGCCACTATGGAACTGAAACCATACT TTTCGTGTAAGACTACACCATCAACACCGTTGTTCACGGGTTGTAGAAGCATATTGCAACACCGTTGTTCACGGGTTGTAGAAGCATATTGCAACACAGCTGTGATATAG